A genomic region of Fusarium oxysporum Fo47 chromosome VI, complete sequence contains the following coding sequences:
- a CDS encoding NRDE protein-domain-containing protein: protein MCIVLLTTAHPDYALIAIDNRDEFILRPTSRPHWWTHSTSGRPVLSSRDLQRAEKGTWMGISKDGLMAVLTNYRETDVQDQNHPIHAAKSRGGMVTAWLGTPPEESLKDSVHKLVKNDGVKGVGGFSMVCGKLRKQTQGIAIVSNRAGNVEEVPIVAKERGEIWGLSNTAFDATGKQDEWPKIAIGKKLFREAIDKSVSDKKSKDDFVSDLFDVLSYDTLPRNENASLVEYIHELKKSVFIPLIGDEKHRKAMEAAMAKGPGEWTDDQAAAEELMSEGRPDPSTTPIMGFETGMYGTQRQTVVLVDWEGNVTMVERALWDGNGNAVPKGEGDFKFEFEINGWNDEFCNGSTNGETNGYL from the coding sequence ATGTGCATCGTACTTCTCACTACTGCGCATCCCGATTATGCATTAATTGCCATCGATAATCGGGACGAGTTCATTCTTAGACCTACATCGCGGCCTCACTGGTGGACTCACAGTACATCTGGTCGACCAGTCTTATCATCACGGGATCTTCAACGAGCAGAGAAAGGAACATGGATGGGCATTAGCAAGGACGGTCTGATGGCCGTACTCACCAATTACCGAGAAACAGATGTTCAGGACCAGAACCACCCTATTCATGCTGCCAAAAGCCGCGGCGGTATGGTCACCGCCTGGTTGGGAACACCGCCAGAAGAGAGCCTCAAGGACAGCGTCCACAAACTGGTCAAGAACGACGGCGTTAAGGGCGTCGGCGGCTTTTCCATGGTTTGCGGCAAGCTGAGGAAGCAGACTCAAGGTATTGCGATTGTAAGCAACCGGGCGGGTAACGTCGAAGAGGTGCCCATCGTCGCCAAAGAGCGCGGTGAGATTTGGGGTCTGAGCAACACAGCCTTCGATGCGACAGGGAAACAAGACGAATGGCCCAAGATCGCCATAGGAAAGAAGCTCTTCCGAGAAGCTATCGATAAATCTGTATCCGACAAGAAAAGCAAGGATGACTTTGTTTCGGACCTCTTTGATGTTCTCAGCTACGACACACTACCCAGGAACGAAAACGCCAGTCTTGTCGAATATATCcacgagctcaagaagagtGTCTTCATCCCCTTAATCGGCGACGAAAAGCATCGAAAGGCAATGGAAGCGGCAATGGCGAAAGGACCCGGTGAATGGACAGATGATCAAGCAGCTGCTGAAGAGCTGATGTCCGAAGGTCGACCGGATCCCAGTACAACACCTATCATGGGGTTCGAGACTGGCATGTACGGCACCCAGCGACAGACTGTGGTTCTGGTCGATTGGGAGGGTAATGTCACCATGGTGGAGAGGGCGCTTTGGGATGGAAATGGCAATGCGGTGCCTAAGGGAGAAGGCGATTTcaagtttgagtttgagatCAATGGATGGAATGATGAGTTTTGTAATGGGAGCACAAATGGAGAGACAAATGGATATTTGTAG
- a CDS encoding putative methyltransferase-domain-containing protein: MHYVRFLGPPKVIKNRRGTLVQLLFTITTDLGDSFLFPERFLDLQVVAIAASPEGSSTWLLSDPGHLDWEPGMRVAKPALEMPVALERALESGMRVHVCVRASEPVHTAESVPRILALSAEKMRYRKEAAEKGAVMPAWVPLTLTPADNAVSIRRLQLNDTPEGLGTIEIEEEIGESIARHIWDGGVIATCALAGIETAPDSESSQNPCMRTMKNIFSRQKSIRVLELGCGVGILGVGLAAVYPRLQPSGGDCTILMTDLPEAEERARSNMKRLENSHLRFQENPVRMLYENLDWEEGRQGRFGPEVRSGPWDLVMLSDCTYNVDMLPALVETLSAIHAANLTYFPEGEPFTTKVFLATKPRHESEEVLFELMDKESWYSVHKQVLPKPVLGGVPQSVELHLFDKSGLSDGRGEMKGVDKKEEDKGKKHKGKKEKEKEKEAQD; encoded by the coding sequence ATGCACTATGTCAGATTCCTGGGGCCACCCAAGGTGATTAAGAACCGCCGCGGCACCCTGGTCCAGCTGCTCTTCACCATCACAACAGACCTCGGCGACTCGTTTCTCTTCCCAGAGAGGTTTCTAGACCTCCAAGTTGTTGCCATCGCCGCCTCTCCCGAAGGAAGCTCAACATGGCTCCTCTCAGATCCTGGACATCTTGACTGGGAACCTGGCATGCGCGTTGCAAAGCCAGCGTTGGAAATGCCCGTCGCTCTCGAACGAGCTCTCGAATCTGGAATGAGAGTCCATGTTTGCGTTCGGGCATCAGAACCTGTTCATACTGCCGAAAGCGTCCCTCGCATTCTGGCCTTGTCGGCTGAGAAGATGCGGTATCGGAAGGAAGCTGCAGAGAAAGGCGCTGTCATGCCAGCTTGGGTGCCTTTAACTCTCACACCCGCAGACAATGCTGTGTCTATTCGAAGACTTCAACTGAACGACACACCTGAGGGGCTGGGAAcgattgagattgaggaggagatcgGTGAGAGTATTGCGCGTCACATTTGGGATGGAGGCGTGATAGCGACGTGTGCACTTGCAGGTATCGAGACTGCTCCCGATAGCGAGTCTAGCCAAAACCCCTGCATGAGAACAATGAAGAATATCTTCAGCCGCCAGAAGTCGATCCGTGTGTTGGAATTGGGTTGCGGTGTGGGTATCTTGGGTGTTGGGCTCGCCGCTGTGTACCCCCGACTGCAGCCCTCAGGTGGCGACTGCACTATTCTCATGACCGATCTACCAGAAGCTGAGGAGCGCGCGAGATCTAATATGAAGAGGTTGGAAAACTCTCATCTACGCTTCCAAGAGAACCCTGTTCGAATGCTCTACGAAAATCTTGACTGGGAGGAGGGCAGACAAGGTCGCTTTGGACCCGAGGTTCGATCTGGACCTTGGGATCTCGTGATGCTCAGCGACTGTACCTACAATGTCGACATGCTCCCAGCACTCGTCGAAACGCTCTCAGCCATTCATGCAGCAAATCTGACCTACTTTCCGGAAGGCGAACCATTTACTACAAAAGTCTTCCTAGCCACCAAGCCTCGCCACGAATCAGAAGAAGTCCTTTTTGAGCTCATGGACAAGGAGAGCTGGTACAGCGTTCACAAGCAAGTCTTGCCGAAGCCTGTCCTTGGTGGTGTGCCTCAATCTGTCGAGCTTCATTTATTCGACAAATCTGGGCTCAGCGATGGCAGGGGTGAGATGAAGGGGgtggacaagaaggaggaagataaGGGAAAGAAACAcaagggaaagaaagagaaggagaaggaaaaggaagCGCAAGACTAG
- a CDS encoding ABC-2 type transporter-domain-containing protein, whose amino-acid sequence MAEKDLGKAEEAIAANHHTEQADPAYRNSIDTDSTRHGPAEHNNGGVSIEQAEAEFAELQREFTGVSRASRRKSRASVADPEKNAHAEDNEVESIFDLEAALRGGLDREREVGIKSKHIGVYWNDLTVKGYGGMSNYVPTFPDAFVNFFDVITPVIRMLGLGPKPEQVALLDRFKGVCKPGEMVLVLGKPGSGCTTFLKTIANQRWGYTAVEGEVLYGKWKNTEFDQYRGEAVYSAEDDIHHPTLTVEQTLGFALDTKMPKLRPGNMSKQEFKESVITTLLKMFNIEHTRHTIVGDHFVRGVSGGERKRVSIAEAMICSGAVFSWDNSTRGLDASTALDFAKSLRIQTNLYKTTTFVSLYQASENIYNLFDKVMVIDGGKEVYFGPAASARSYFEGLGFAPRPRQTSADYLTGCTDAFEREYAPGRSEENAPHDPETLEQAFKKSDAFKSLEAEMAEYKASLAHEEETHNNFQLAVKEGKRGTSKRSVYQVGFHLQVWALMKRQFTLKLQDRFNLFVGWFRSIVIAIVLGTLYLNLGKTSASAFSKGGLLFVALLFNAFQAFSELASTMTGRTIVNKHKAYAFHRPSALWIAQIFVDQVFAASQILVFSIIVYFMTNLVRDAGAFFTFYLMILSGNIAMTLFFRIIGCVSPGFDQAIKFAVVVITLFVVTSGYIIQYEQEQVWLRWIFWINPLGLSFSGMMMNEFQGLEMTCTADSLIPAGPQYTDINHQVCTLPGSKSGTTLVSGSDYVAQGFSYHPGDLWRNWGIVLALIIFFLILNVVLGEFVNFGMGGNAAKVYAKPNKERKTLNEKLAAKKDARTKDKSNEEGSEITIKSERVLTWENLNYDVPVPGGERRLLNNVYGYVRPGELTALMGASGAGKTTLLDVLAARKNIGVISGDILIDAMKPGKTFQRSTSYAEQLDVHEPTQTVREAFRFSAELRQPFHVPMEERYAYVEEIISLLEMESIADAIIGTPEFGLTVEQRKRVTIGVELAAKPELMLFLDEPTSGLDSQSAFNIVRFLKKLAASGQAILCTIHQPNAALFENFDRLLLLQRGGRTVYFGDIGKDAHVLRSYLKSHGAEAGPTDNVAEYMLEAIGAGSAPRVGDRDWADIWEDSAEFADVKETIIRLKRERQAAGATVTVNDPELEKEYASPFKHQMMVVCKRMFLSFWRSPDYIFTRIFSHVAVALITGLMYLNLDNSRASLQNRVFIMFQVTVLPALIITQVEVMFHIKRALFFREQSSKMYSPFVFSSSVVLAELPYSIMCAVAFYLPIYYMPGFQTESSRAGFQFFIILITELFSVTLGQALASITPSPFISAQFDPFIIINFALFCGVTIPKPQIPGFWRAWMYQLDPFTRLISSMVTTALHGVEVVCKQSELNRFSSPSNSTCGEYMEPFFANGGRGYLVNDNTRDCEYCAYKVGDEFYSTFDLSFNNRWRDLGIFACFIASNLIIIILASRFLNFNRR is encoded by the exons ATGGCGGAAAAAGACCTTGGAAAGGCTGAGGAGGCCATTGCTGCCAACCATCACACTGAGCAGGCTGATCCTGCTTATCGCAACTCTATCGATACCGACTCCACACGCCACGGGCCTGCTGAGCACAACAACGGTGGCGTATCCATCGAGCAAGCTGAGGCCGAATTTGCTGAGCTTCAGAGAGAGTTCACTGGTGTCTCGAGAGCTAGTaggaggaagagcagagcTAGCGTTGCTGATCCTGAGAAGAATGCTCACGCTGAAGACAATGAGGTCGAGTccatctttgatcttgaggctgCTCTTCGCGGCGGTCTTGATCGTGAGAGGGAGGTTGgcatcaagtccaagcaCATTGGCGTTTACTGGAACGACTTAACCGTCAAGGGCTATGGTGGTATGTCCAATTATGTGCCTACCTTCCCCGATGCCTTTGTCAACTTCTTCGACGTTATCACCCCTGTTATTCGTATGCTCGGCCTTGGTCCCAAGCCTGAGCAAGTCGCCCTTCTCGACAGGTTCAAGGGTGTTTGCAAGCCCGGTGAGATGGTGCTCGTTTTAGGCAAACCCGGCTCAGGATGTACTACCTTCCTCAAGACCATCGCCAACCAGCGTTGGGGCTACACTGCAGTTGAGGGCGAGGTATTGTACGGAAAGTGGAAGAACACTGAATTCGACCAGTACCGCGGTGAGGCTGTTTACTCTGCCGAAGACGATATCCATCACCCTACCCTTACTGTTGAGCAAACCCTGGGCTTTGCTCTCGATACGAAGATGCCCAAGTTGAGGCCTGGAAACATGTCCAAGCAGGAGTTCAAGGAGAGTGTTATCACCACGCTTCTCAAGATGTTCAACATTGAGCATACCCGCCACACCATCGTTGGCGATCATTTCGTCCGCGGAGTCAGTGGTGGTGAGAGAAAGCGAGTCAGTATCGCAGAGGCTATGATCTGCAGCGGTGCCGTTTTCTCTTGGGATAACTCCACTCGAGGTCTTGACGCCAGTACTGCTCTCGATTTTGCCAAGTCCCTTCGAATCCAGACAAACCTGTATAAGACGACCACTTTCGTCTCCTTGTACCAGGCTTCCGAGAATATCTACAACCTCTTCGACAAGGTTATGGTTATCGACGGCGGCAAGGAGGTCTACTTCGGTCCCGCTGCCTCTGCCCGCAGCTACTTCGAGGGTCTCGGTTTCGCCCCTCGTCCCCGCCAGACCAGTGCCGACTACCTGACCGGCTGCACAGATGCCTTCGAGAGGGAGTACGCCCCGGGCCGCTCTGAGGAAAACGCCCCTCACGACCCTGAGACTCTTGAGCAGGCCTTCAAGAAATCCGATGCCTTCAAGTCCTTGGAAGCCGAGATGGCTGAGTATAAGGCTTCTCTCGCACACGAAGAGGAAACGCATAACAACTTCCAGCTCGCTGTGAAGGAGGGAAAGCGCGGAACATCCAAGCGTTCAGTCTACCAAGTTGGCTTCCATTTGCAGGTTTGGGCCCTTATGAAGCGCCAGTTCACTCTCAAGCTGCAGGATCGATTCAACCTCTTTGTTGGGTGGTTCCGCAGCATCGTTATCGCTATTGTCCTCGGCACCCTGTATCTCAATCTCGGAAAGACTTCAGCCAGTGCATTCAGCAAAGGAGGTCTGCTCTTCGTCGCCCTGCTGTTCAACGCATTCCAGGCCTTCAGTGAGCTTGCGAGCACAATGACCGGCAGAACGATTGTGAACAAGCACAAGGCCTATGCGTTCCACAGACCGTCAGCTTTATGGATTGCTCAGATCTTTGTCGACCAGGTTTTTGCTGCCTCACAGATCTTGGTCTTTAGTATTATTGTCTATTTCATGACCAATCTCGTCCGGGACGCCGGTGCCTTCTTCACATTCTAT CTCATGATTCTGTCTGGAAATATTGCGATGACTCTATTCTTTAGAATTATCGGATGTGTATCTCCGGGCTTCGATCAGGCTATTAAGTTCGCTGTTGTG GTAATTACGCTGTTTGTCGTTACTTCAGGGTACATTATACAATATGAACAAGAACAAGTTTGGCTCCGCTGGATCTTCTGGATCAATCCCCTGGGACTGAGCTTCTCtggaatgatgatgaatgaatTTCAAGGTCTAGAAATGACCTGTACGGCAGACAGTCTGATCCCTGCTGGTCCTCAATACACCGATATCAACCACCAAGTCTGCACTCTCCCTGGCTCGAAATCCGGCACCACTCTCGTCTCTGGCAGTGACTACGTTGCCCAGGGCTTTTCCTACCACCCAGGCGACCTTTGGAGAAACTGGGGCATTGTCTTGGCTCttatcatcttcttcctgatcCTCAACGTCGTTCTCGGCGAATTCGTCAACTTTGGCATGGGAGGAAACGCTGCCAAGGTCTATGCTAAGCCCAACAAGGAGAGAAAGACCTTGAATGAGAAACTTGCGGCTAAGAAGGATGCTCGAACAAAGGATAAGTCCAACGAAGAGGGTTCCGAAATCACCATCAAGTCCGAGAGGGTACTCACTTGGGAGAACCTCAACTATGACGTTCCTGTGCCAGGAGGTGAACGCCGACTGCTCAACAATGTCTACGGTTACGTACGACCAGGCGAGCTTACCGCTCTGATGGGTGCCTCTGGTGCCGGAAAGACCACTCTCCTGGATGTCCTCGCAGCTCGCAAGAACATTGGTGTTATCTCCGGAGATATCCTCATCGACGCTATGAAGCCAGGCAAGACCTTCCAGCGATCTACGTCATATGCCGAGCAACTCGATGTTCACGAGCCTACTCAGACCGTCCGCGAGGCCTTCCGTTTCTCTGCTGAACTCCGTCAACCTTTCCACGTCCCTATGGAGGAGCGCTACGCCTATGTCGAAGAGATCATTTCCCTTCTCGAGATGGAGTCCATTGCCGACGCTATTATTGGAACCCCTGAATTCGGTCTTACTGTGGAACAGCGCAAGCGTGTCACTATCGGTGTCGAGCTTGCTGCCAAGCCTGAGCTGATGCTTTTCCTCGACGAGCCTACTTCCGGTCTTGACAGTCAAAGTGCCTTCAACATCGTCCGCttcctcaagaagctcgctGCTTCAGGCCAGGCTATTCTGTGCACTATCCATCAACCTAACGCTGCTTTGTTCGAGAACTTTgatcgtcttcttctgctccaGCGCGGTGGTCGCACCGTCTACTTTGGCGATATTGGCAAGGACGCTCACGTTCTGCGAAGCTATCTCAAGAGCCACGGTGCTGAGGCCGGTCCTACTGATAACGTTGCTGAGTACATGCTTGAAGCCATTGGTGCTGGAAGCGCTCCTCGTGTTGGAGACCGTGACTGGGCCGATATCTGGGAAGACAGCGCTGAGTTTGCTGATGTTAAGGAGACCATCATTCGTCTGAAGCGAGAGCGCCAGGCTGCTGGTGCCACGGTCACTGTCAACGATCCtgagttggagaaggagTATGCTTCTCCATTCAAGCATCAGATGATGGTGGTATGCAAGCGCATGTTCCTGTCTTTCTGGCGATCCCCTGACTACATCTTCACTCGAATCTTCAGCCACGTTGCTGTCGCTCTCA TTACTGGTCTGATGTACCTCAATCTCGATAACTCGAGAGCATCGCTTCAGAACCGagtcttcatcatgttcCAGGTTACAGTTCTACCCGCTCTTATTATCACACAAGTCGAAGTCATGTTCCACATAAAGCGagctctcttcttcagagaGCAATCTTCGAAGATGTACTCACCTTTCGtgttctcctcttcagtTGTTCTTGCTGAACTTCCCTACTCGATCATGTGTGCGGTAGCTTTCT ATTTGCCCATCTACTATATGCCCGGGTTCCAGACCGAGTCCTCCCGAGCTGGTTTCCAGTTCTTTATCATCCTGATCACAGAGCTTTTCAGTGTCACTCTAGGTCAAGCACTCGCATCGATCACCCCCTCGCCCTTCATCTCAGCACAATTTGatccattcatcatcattaaCTTTGCCTTGTTCTGTGGTGTTACGATCCCCAAGCCTCAAATCCCTGGCTTCTGGCGTGCTTGGATGTACCAATTGGACCCTTTCACCCGTCTGATCAGCTCAATGGTCACAACTGCCCTCCACGGAGTTGAGGTTGTCTGCAAGCAGAGCGAACTCAACCGTTTCAGTTCGCCTTCAAACAGTACTTGTGGAGAGTACATGGAGCCTTTCTTTGCCAATGGTGGTCGTGGCTATCTTGTCAACGACAACACAAGGGATTGCGAGTATTGCGCGTACAAGGTGGGCGACGAGTTTTACAGTACCTTTGATCTCTCTTTCAACAACCGTTGGAGAGATTTGGGTATCTTTGCTTGCTTCATCGCAAGTAACTTAATTATCATTATCTTGGCG AGCCGcttcctcaacttcaaccgaCGTTAA
- a CDS encoding COG4 transport protein-domain-containing protein, translated as MAKINDLMAVSSEAELRDVLDLLHEREGALIDKLDAPMKDSRYFRRGLGGLDSLHGDLDMQLIAARSIHRAMLSTAGDTAERLSTMIRALDMEKRRVEATLIVIEQVMELKACIAGLIGSMGAPQDWEAAANYLSLASNITEDVIRGDFALAVVPSIEAPDPPWTTIQTTRKSLCGLFLREFNAATEQGDGEEVARFFKLFPVIGGGAEETGLEAYGQYICQGMAETVRSALGGAHKERGKQNDFFYANNLTRLFEHIVQIINSHSGLVERHYGADKVVKVIERLQKEAGIQGGIILDMWNDERAVTRMMADIKSYPFYFLSKSMMPLDKDEFDLDVKNVEGLFGEMTTMLRSWSLYERFIASQCKGLLDQEEKLPLPKFLDQCNLHKKISEKVIEPYKLTATFLFRRSVGKAFEMDAAPSGLSLSKPYDGSPPFILQAVDDIMYVVDNLLQHILSTGNREVTVYIISAISRVLESDFIGIIHRRMRDQCYPKPLIQGGFPPEDKIISFMVLMSTLDMAKEYLDRVISSKGYFPKSQGDLAGPSTQPLKDSFPFGRDAELVANALHTLNSALSAKATELLNDGTRELFDEVLWPRIRLILTTSFQDAVYDVSEGESLDEGDVDGETTQQVSVRFEGGWSALTRPLKHIMTPRTYAALASLAANKLARVLEKRAWSYSGRLTALGGLRLESDFSGIISIIAQDDYALREPFTQLQEILAIANMEDDEWDELESGYDSSRQGRSRLLSDEDVAKARKIVRR; from the exons ATGGCCAAGATCAATGACCTAATGGCGGTCTCGTCAGAGGCTGAGCTCAGAGATGTGCTGGATCTACTCCATGAGCGGGAGGGTGCTCTCATTGACAAGCTTGATGCCCCAATGAAGGACAGTAGATATTTCCGTCGAGGTCTTGGCGGTCTAGATAGTCTCCATGGAGACCTGGATATGCAACTCATCGCAGCTCGAAGCATCCATAGAGCAATGCTATCTACCGCGGGTGACACCGCTGAGCGACTGTCTACCATGATACGCGCTTTAGAtatggagaagagaagggtAGAGGCTACGCTGATTGTTATCGAGCAAGTAATGGAGCTCAAGGCGTGTATAGCTGGTCTTATAGGCAGCATGGGTGCTCCTCAGGACTGGGAGGCTGCCGCCAACTACCTCTCACTCGCATCAAATATAACTGAGGATGTTATTCGCGGGGACTTCGCTCTAGCTGTTGTCCCGAGCATTGAGGCTCCAGATCCCCCATGGACTACAATCCAGACTACTCGCAAAAGCCTCTGTGGTCTATTTTTAAGAGAATTTAACGCTGCTACTGAACAAGGGGATGGAGAAGAGGTCGCACGATTCTTCAAACTATTTCCAGTCATTGGAGGCGGTGCGGAAGAAACGGGGCTGGAAGCCTACGGGCAGTATATCTGCCAAGGTATGGCGGAAACAGTCCGATCAGCTCTCGGAGGAGCACACAAGGAACGTGGCAAGCAGAACGATTTTTTTTACGCAAATAACCTAACACGGCTGTTTGAGCACATTGTgcagatcatcaacagccacagTGGTCTGGTAGAGAGGCATTACGGCGCTGATAAAGTCGTGAAGGTCATTGAAAGACTTCAAAAAGAGGCTGGCATCCAGGGCGGTATTATCTTGGATATGTGGAACGACGAACGGGCGGTTACTAGGATGATGGCCGATATTAAGAGTTATCCTTTCTATTTCCTCTCGAAAAGCATGATGCCT CTGGACAAAGATGAATTTGACTTGGATGTGAAGAATGTTGAGGGGCTCTTTGGAGAAATGACAACCATGCTAAGGAGTTGGTCGCTTTACGAACGATTTATTGCAAGTCAATGCAAG GGTCTCCTCGACCAAGAGGAAAAGCTGCCGCTTCCGAAATTTCTCGATCAGTGTAATCTCCATAAGAAGATCTCAGAGAAGGTCATCGAGCCATATAAACTTACGGCAACATTCCTCTTCCGAAGATCAGTGGGGAAGGCTTTTGAGATGGACGCTGCACCAAGTGGCCTCTCACTGTCGAAGCCGTACGATGGCAGTCCACCGTTCATTCTGCAAGCCGTAGACGACATAATGTACGTCGTGGACAATCTACTACAGCATATCCTGTCTACGGGAAATAGAGAGGTGACTGTCTATATCATCTCGGCTATCAGCAGGGTCCTCGAATCGGATTTCATCGGGATCATCCATAGGCGCATGAGAGACCAGTGTTACCCCAAACCACTGATTCAGGGTGGGTTTCCACCGGAGGACAAAATTATCAGCTTCATGGTTTTGATGAGCACTCTCGACATGGCGAAGGAGTACCTAGACCGTGTTATAAGCTCCAAAGGTTATTTCCCGAAAAGTCAAGGCGATCTGGCTGGCCCATCTACCCAACCTCTCAAAGATTCCTTCCCATTTGGCAGGGACGCCGAGCTGGTTGCAAATGCACTACATACTCTGAACAGCGCGCTATCTGCTAAAGCTACAGAACTTCTGAACGATGGCACCCGGGAACTCTTTGATGAGGTTTTGTGGCCCCGGATCAGGCTGATTCTCACAACCTCTTTCCAAGACGCAGTTTACGATGTGTCGGAAGGGGAGTCCTTGGATGAAGGTGACGTCGATGGAGAGACAACACAGCAAGTGTCGGTGCGATTCGAAGGCGGGTGGTCAGCCTTGACACGGCCACTGAAGCACATCATGACGCCGAGAACATACGCAGCATTGGCCAGCCTTGCAGCCAACAAGCTGGCAAGGGTGTTAGAGAAGCGTGCGTGGAGTTACTCTGGCCGTTTGACTGCACTTGGTGGTTTGCGGTTGGAGTCTGACTTCTCGGGTATTATAAGCATCATCGCCCAGGACGACTACGCCCTTCGCGAACCGTTTACTCAATTGCAAGAGATTCTTGCAATTGCGAAtatggaagatgatgaatggGATGAGCTTGAATCAGGATATGACTCGTCcaggcaaggaagaagcagGTTACTCAGTGACGAGGATGTGGCTAAGGCGCGCAAGATCGTGAGAAGATAA
- a CDS encoding HAD-like domain-containing protein yields MSSTTEKDGDQLRGILQTKTWFGFDLDDTLHEFRKASRAATTNVLTRIANENPSTTLQDLQTQYGIILKKGTANAFTDGKTSHDYRRARFAATLSHFGLSHDSVDELLEDYERVLVDNLTLKPGTISLLEAIKASGKKIAVITEGPQDAQQRAVRDLGVDKYIDFLATTNFFGVAKIDGLFGKVLDHLKIRPQDIVYIGDSQERDIEPASKEGILAIHLHEAQTAPLVVQPPSINSLEVLAKLI; encoded by the coding sequence ATGTCTTCTACCACCGAGAAGGATGGAGATCAGCTACGCGGTATCCTACAGACAAAAACCTGGTTCGGGTTCGATCTAGATGATACTCTACATGAATTCCGCAAGGCCAGCCGTGCAGCAACCACGAATGTTCTCACCCGCATTGCCAACGAAAATCCATCAACAACGCTCCAAGACCTTCAAACTCAATACGGAATCATTCTCAAGAAAGGAACCGCTAATGCATTCACTGACGGAAAGACCTCACATGACTACCGTCGCGCTCGCTTCGCTGCTACACTGAGCCATTTTGGATTGAGTCACGATAGTGTCGACGAACTTCTAGAGGACTACGAGCGTGTTCTTGTGGATAACTTGACACTCAAACCAGGGaccatttctcttcttgaagcaaTCAAGGCGTCCGGAAAAAAGATTGCTGTTATCACGGAAGGGCCGCAGGACGCACAGCAGCGAGCAGTAAGAGATTTAGGCGTTGACAAGTACATCGACTTTCTAGCGACTACAAACTTCTTCGGTGTGGCCAAGATCGATGGACTTTTCGGCAAGGTACTTGATCATCTGAAGATCAGACCGCAAGATATCGTGTACATCGGCGACTCGCAGGAGCGCGATATCGAGCCTGCTTCCAAAGAGGGGATACTCGCCATTCACTTACACGAAGCTCAAACAGCGCCACTTGTAGTACAACCTCCCAGCATCAACTCACTCGAGGTACTAGCCAAGCTCATCTAA